The following coding sequences are from one Lysinibacillus sp. FSL W8-0992 window:
- a CDS encoding histidine kinase dimerization/phospho-acceptor domain-containing protein, producing MMKIWKPLLALICLTWFIFGVFTFSKIGYQYVGKSYFQSGNFQNELDSFQAELGPLVLNLPTAEELKSKITVSENEIEEHRNYYGSLGTQIDNIKSQYEEKIQEAADNNATELKTKLENERDAKIKDITKNFEDDEYVRKKIAAQKGALIDKYIKAVKDEAKDFAKNYSYLSYELTNVETGETFQSGDITDSNVYKITYVHPPLRTGSISNNSSHLLYGSDVYIESDVLNETSEYTGTITISKRAAQSAAIMDGYDQFKRNQYMFFVIWLTSLIAAFFAWKGRKELLPTIGSLKEKESLAKLRIDIQIVFLFITGCVYWFSSHIAFEAIEYTYQYNYVRFLIDFVFKVLILIIIGVAFFVQVIWLYDRVNTVNKLSQNVQDSYLWGIGESMTDLFLNRSIALHSIVLVAAAFFGGGSLVASMMWGGGFPILVLGICTIVGIPAMIVFLSKMGYLNRIMKDTKDMAEGRLNQDVKVKGKSPLAAHAENLNHLREGVRTSMHEQAKSERLKTELITNVSHDLRTPLTSIITYTDLLKNPDITEEERKQYIHILDKKSDRLKVLIEDLFEVSKMASGNIELHRSRVDVTQLVQQAVGEHEEDLSKARLDLRMSMSNDPIYAYVDGQKWWRLIDNLIVNVLKYALEGTRVYVTLKRTTNGDAEFTVKNVAKYEISENADELFERFKRADASRHTEGSGLGLAIAQSIVDLHGARMSIDVDGDLFKVIVRIPAV from the coding sequence ATGATGAAAATTTGGAAGCCTCTTCTTGCACTTATTTGTTTAACATGGTTTATTTTCGGTGTATTTACGTTTTCTAAAATTGGCTATCAGTATGTAGGGAAATCGTATTTTCAATCCGGAAATTTTCAAAATGAACTGGACAGCTTTCAAGCAGAGCTAGGGCCGTTAGTGCTTAATTTACCAACGGCTGAGGAATTGAAGAGCAAGATTACAGTTTCAGAAAATGAAATTGAGGAACACCGCAATTATTACGGTTCATTAGGCACACAAATTGATAATATAAAGAGTCAATATGAAGAGAAGATTCAAGAAGCTGCTGATAATAATGCCACCGAATTAAAAACAAAGCTTGAAAATGAGCGAGATGCCAAAATAAAAGATATTACGAAAAACTTTGAAGATGATGAATATGTTCGTAAGAAAATTGCGGCGCAAAAGGGTGCACTCATCGATAAATATATAAAAGCTGTAAAAGATGAAGCAAAAGATTTTGCGAAAAACTATAGCTATTTATCTTATGAATTAACGAATGTTGAAACTGGAGAAACTTTTCAATCCGGAGATATTACTGACAGCAATGTATACAAAATAACATATGTACACCCTCCGCTAAGAACGGGAAGCATCAGTAACAATTCAAGTCATTTGTTATACGGTTCGGATGTCTACATTGAATCGGATGTATTAAATGAAACGAGTGAATACACAGGAACGATTACTATCTCGAAAAGAGCTGCACAGTCTGCAGCGATAATGGATGGATATGACCAATTTAAACGGAATCAATACATGTTTTTTGTTATTTGGCTTACAAGTCTAATAGCAGCATTCTTTGCTTGGAAAGGACGTAAAGAATTGCTTCCTACTATAGGCAGCTTAAAGGAAAAAGAATCTTTAGCCAAGCTACGCATTGATATCCAAATAGTATTCCTGTTCATTACAGGTTGTGTATACTGGTTTTCTTCACATATTGCATTCGAAGCAATTGAATATACGTATCAATACAATTATGTACGATTTTTAATTGACTTTGTATTTAAAGTATTAATTTTAATCATTATTGGTGTTGCATTTTTCGTGCAAGTTATTTGGTTGTATGATCGTGTAAATACAGTGAACAAACTAAGTCAAAATGTACAAGATAGTTATTTGTGGGGAATAGGGGAATCGATGACTGATTTATTTTTAAATCGATCAATCGCTTTACATTCAATTGTTTTAGTCGCAGCTGCCTTTTTTGGTGGTGGTAGTCTTGTTGCTAGTATGATGTGGGGGGGGGGATTCCCAATTCTCGTATTAGGAATATGTACGATTGTCGGCATTCCAGCAATGATTGTTTTCCTTTCTAAAATGGGTTATTTAAATCGCATTATGAAGGATACAAAGGATATGGCGGAAGGGCGCCTAAACCAAGATGTGAAAGTAAAGGGGAAATCCCCGTTAGCAGCTCATGCAGAAAATCTTAATCATTTACGTGAAGGTGTTCGCACATCAATGCATGAACAGGCAAAGAGTGAACGTTTGAAAACAGAGTTAATTACAAATGTTAGCCATGACTTACGTACCCCTCTTACATCTATAATTACGTATACAGATTTACTGAAAAATCCAGATATTACGGAAGAGGAGCGTAAGCAGTATATTCATATTCTCGATAAAAAATCAGACCGATTAAAAGTATTAATTGAGGATCTGTTTGAAGTATCCAAAATGGCGAGTGGCAATATTGAGCTTCATCGAAGTCGTGTTGATGTGACACAGCTTGTTCAGCAGGCGGTAGGAGAGCATGAGGAAGATTTAAGTAAAGCACGCTTAGATTTGCGCATGTCGATGTCTAATGATCCTATTTACGCTTATGTTGATGGACAAAAATGGTGGAGACTTATCGATAATTTAATTGTCAATGTATTGAAATATGCCTTAGAAGGTACACGTGTTTATGTTACGTTAAAAAGAACGACTAACGGTGATGCTGAATTCACTGTGAAAAATGTTGCGAAATATGAAATAAGCGAAAATGCTGATGAATTATTTGAACGCTTTAAGAGAGCAGATGCTTCACGTCATACAGAGGGCTCAGGGTTAGGTTTAGCCATTGCACAATCTATTGTAGATTTGCACGGAGCACGTATGAGCATAGACGTAGATGGAGATTTATTTAAAGTAATCGTTCGAATACCAGCAGTGTAA
- a CDS encoding response regulator transcription factor: MTKLTVLVTDDDQDIRDGIEIYLKNEGYHVIKAADGVEALEKLENNEVHLIILDIMMPNMDGITATFKIRAERNIPIIMLSAKAEDGDKIHGLSVGADDYVTKPFHPLELLARVKSQLRRYVQLGTYNDGAAKVEIDGLVLDEDAKEVVLEGEPVRLTPIEYKITELLMKNAGRVFSIREIYERVWNEEAYNAENIVAVHIRKIREKIEADPKNPRYLKVVWGVGYKMEK; the protein is encoded by the coding sequence ATGACGAAGTTAACAGTTCTTGTAACAGACGATGATCAAGATATTCGTGATGGTATTGAAATTTACTTAAAAAATGAAGGTTATCATGTCATTAAGGCAGCAGACGGTGTAGAAGCACTTGAGAAGCTAGAAAATAATGAAGTACATTTAATTATTTTAGATATTATGATGCCAAATATGGATGGTATTACGGCGACGTTTAAAATTAGAGCAGAGCGCAACATTCCAATTATAATGCTTAGTGCGAAAGCTGAAGATGGTGACAAGATTCATGGCTTATCCGTTGGAGCAGATGATTACGTTACGAAACCATTCCATCCATTAGAGCTGTTGGCGCGTGTTAAATCACAATTGCGTCGTTATGTACAACTTGGGACGTATAATGACGGCGCAGCAAAGGTAGAAATTGATGGTTTAGTGCTAGATGAAGATGCTAAGGAAGTTGTGTTGGAAGGCGAACCTGTTCGTTTAACGCCAATTGAATATAAAATTACAGAATTACTAATGAAAAATGCAGGACGTGTTTTTTCAATCCGAGAAATTTATGAACGTGTATGGAATGAGGAAGCTTACAATGCTGAAAATATTGTAGCAGTTCACATTCGGAAAATACGTGAAAAAATTGAAGCAGATCCGAAAAATCCACGTTATTTAAAGGTGGTGTGGGGCGTTGGCTATAAAATGGAAAAATAA
- a CDS encoding DMT family transporter — MVYPYFFVLLAAILWGMTGTAQTFLDNGVSPFAVATIRSAIGGGLLLVVVVLLRKITFRTWSWKWTILAAASIALFQGLFFTSIRLTGVAIGTVVTIGSAPMFSGVLEWLLLKTRPTKVWGIATVMTITGCILLFINNGDGTIHMGGIGLAICAGVSFAVYTNISKKLMAQQEALPAVAMTFSICALLLLPFSIGSGFSWLAVTQNLWTMLFMGVMCTSIAYLLFLSGLQKISSSSAVTLSLAEPLTAAMLGVVLVGEHLSVTSWFGVAMLLSGIVVLTFAGRKK, encoded by the coding sequence ATGGTCTATCCATATTTTTTTGTACTTCTAGCAGCTATTTTATGGGGAATGACAGGGACAGCACAAACTTTTTTAGATAATGGCGTATCACCGTTTGCAGTGGCGACTATTCGCTCAGCAATTGGTGGTGGATTATTATTAGTTGTAGTAGTGTTGTTACGTAAAATTACTTTTCGAACATGGTCCTGGAAATGGACAATATTGGCGGCGGCAAGTATTGCTTTATTCCAAGGTCTTTTTTTTACATCTATCCGTCTAACAGGCGTAGCAATTGGCACTGTTGTAACAATTGGTAGTGCCCCGATGTTTTCAGGCGTGCTGGAGTGGCTACTTTTGAAAACGCGACCAACAAAAGTATGGGGCATCGCAACTGTTATGACAATTACAGGATGTATTTTATTGTTTATTAATAATGGAGATGGAACTATACATATGGGTGGCATAGGGCTAGCCATTTGTGCGGGTGTTTCTTTCGCAGTATATACAAATATAAGTAAAAAACTAATGGCACAGCAGGAAGCATTACCTGCAGTGGCTATGACGTTTTCGATTTGTGCGCTTTTATTACTACCGTTTTCAATTGGCAGTGGGTTTAGCTGGCTAGCAGTGACACAAAACTTATGGACAATGCTTTTTATGGGCGTTATGTGTACAAGCATAGCGTATTTATTGTTTTTAAGTGGTCTTCAGAAAATTAGCTCATCATCTGCTGTAACATTGTCACTTGCGGAGCCCTTAACTGCAGCAATGTTAGGTGTAGTGCTAGTTGGCGAGCATTTAAGCGTAACATCTTGGTTTGGTGTTGCAATGCTACTTAGTGGCATTGTAGTTCTTACTTTTGCGGGAAGGAAAAAATAG
- a CDS encoding DNA-binding protein has product MYKTIEETALDLGMPEEQILRLVYEGRIRSIYDGDQILINSGQFSTYFEQLERIKEEIEIWRNTPIPEDIDVKDED; this is encoded by the coding sequence ATGTATAAAACTATTGAAGAAACAGCCCTGGATCTTGGCATGCCTGAGGAGCAGATACTACGACTTGTTTATGAAGGACGCATCCGTTCAATTTATGATGGGGACCAAATATTGATTAATAGTGGACAATTTAGTACCTATTTTGAACAGTTAGAACGGATAAAAGAAGAAATAGAAATTTGGCGTAACACACCTATTCCTGAAGATATTGACGTGAAGGACGAAGACTAA
- a CDS encoding homoserine dehydrogenase: MATIKAAILGFGTVGQGIYHILNEKREELKRKLGIELEVAKILVTDTSRERVPGTAHLLTTSMDEVLAEPGMQVVFEAIVNEEPAFGYLKRAVEHKCHVITANKVMFAKRGLELQELAKSNGVFVGFEATTAGGVPVIKTMKNILLVNDVSRIQGVLNGTSNYILTKMRAQGWSFEKALKEAQNLGYAEADPYNDVSGQDAFKKLMILSALAFGEQPDWADVEVIGIDCISAEQVKDACEKGLRYRHVAEVEKLANGKVVAKVGPQLVDKEHPLYPVDDVNNAVALETNYIGTLTLVGPGAGMYPTASVMVEDYAEIIGKRAGFVVSI; encoded by the coding sequence ATGGCAACTATAAAGGCAGCGATCTTAGGATTTGGAACTGTAGGTCAAGGTATCTATCATATATTGAATGAAAAGCGTGAAGAACTTAAACGGAAATTAGGCATTGAATTGGAAGTAGCAAAAATATTAGTAACGGATACTAGTCGTGAACGTGTTCCAGGTACTGCTCATTTATTAACAACGAGTATGGATGAGGTTTTGGCAGAACCTGGCATGCAAGTTGTATTTGAAGCAATTGTCAATGAAGAACCGGCATTTGGTTATTTAAAGCGTGCAGTTGAACATAAGTGTCATGTGATTACAGCAAACAAAGTGATGTTTGCAAAACGTGGCTTAGAGTTACAAGAACTTGCAAAGTCAAATGGTGTATTCGTGGGCTTCGAAGCAACAACAGCAGGCGGCGTGCCTGTTATTAAAACGATGAAAAATATTTTGCTTGTAAATGATGTAAGCCGTATTCAAGGTGTCTTGAATGGAACATCTAATTATATTTTAACAAAAATGCGCGCACAGGGCTGGTCCTTTGAGAAAGCTTTAAAAGAGGCGCAAAATTTAGGTTATGCAGAAGCTGACCCATATAATGATGTATCTGGTCAAGATGCCTTTAAAAAGTTAATGATTTTAAGCGCATTAGCATTTGGTGAACAACCAGATTGGGCTGACGTCGAAGTGATTGGCATTGACTGTATCTCAGCTGAACAGGTAAAGGATGCTTGTGAAAAAGGCTTACGTTATCGCCATGTAGCTGAAGTGGAGAAACTTGCAAATGGTAAAGTGGTAGCAAAGGTCGGTCCACAATTAGTAGATAAAGAGCATCCGCTTTATCCGGTTGATGACGTTAATAATGCGGTTGCGCTTGAAACGAATTATATTGGTACATTAACATTAGTAGGTCCGGGCGCAGGCATGTATCCAACGGCAAGTGTGATGGTTGAGGACTACGCTGAGATTATCGGAAAACGTGCTGGATTTGTAGTAAGTATTTAG
- a CDS encoding O-acetylhomoserine aminocarboxypropyltransferase/cysteine synthase family protein: protein MSNFKPETLLLHGGQEPDPVTGSRTVPVYRSTAFVFKDTAHAQRLFALEEAGNIYTRITNPTVDVFEKRVALLEGGTAAVALSSGAAAIAFSILNLASAGDEIVAASSLYGGTYNLLANTLPNYGIKTIFVDETNPENFRSAINENTKAVFAEIYGNPSLKVLDVEAVATIAHENGLPLIIDSTFASPYGATPIDFGADIVVHSATKWIGGHGTTLGGVVVDAGKFDWTQGRFPRFTEPDTSYHGLRYGIDTAAAAFATKLRVQLLRDFGPTLSADAAFNLLQGLETLHLRIPKHNENALAVAEYLRNHPSVEYVNYNGLEDFASHDLAKKYLKNGFGSVLTFGIKGGREAGRQLIDSVKLFSHVANVGDAKSLIIHPASTTHQQLSAEELIQTGVSESLIRLSIGLEAVEDIIADLEQAIAQVTPTEQKVEA from the coding sequence ATGTCGAATTTCAAACCAGAAACATTACTATTACACGGTGGTCAAGAGCCTGACCCAGTGACAGGTTCTCGAACTGTACCAGTGTACCGTTCAACAGCTTTCGTATTTAAAGACACTGCTCATGCGCAACGTCTTTTTGCATTAGAAGAAGCGGGCAATATTTACACACGTATTACAAATCCAACTGTAGATGTTTTTGAAAAACGCGTCGCTTTACTGGAAGGCGGTACAGCAGCAGTAGCACTTTCATCAGGTGCAGCAGCTATCGCATTTTCAATTTTAAATCTAGCAAGTGCAGGGGATGAAATCGTAGCAGCAAGCTCTTTATACGGAGGAACATATAACTTATTAGCAAATACACTACCAAACTACGGTATTAAAACAATTTTTGTAGATGAAACAAACCCTGAGAACTTCCGATCTGCGATTAATGAAAACACAAAAGCAGTGTTTGCTGAAATTTACGGCAATCCAAGTTTAAAGGTTTTAGATGTAGAAGCAGTAGCAACGATTGCACATGAAAATGGCTTGCCATTAATTATTGATAGCACATTTGCTTCACCATATGGCGCAACGCCAATCGACTTTGGTGCAGATATAGTTGTTCACTCAGCAACAAAATGGATCGGCGGTCATGGTACAACTTTAGGTGGCGTTGTTGTAGATGCTGGGAAATTTGATTGGACACAAGGTAGATTCCCTAGATTTACAGAGCCAGACACATCGTATCATGGATTGCGATATGGTATTGATACTGCAGCTGCTGCATTTGCCACAAAACTGCGTGTGCAACTACTACGTGATTTTGGTCCAACATTAAGTGCTGATGCTGCCTTTAACTTACTACAAGGTTTAGAAACGCTTCATTTGCGTATTCCTAAACATAATGAGAATGCGTTAGCAGTTGCTGAATATTTACGTAACCACCCATCCGTGGAATATGTAAACTATAATGGATTAGAGGATTTTGCTTCCCATGACTTAGCGAAGAAATACTTGAAAAATGGCTTCGGTTCAGTGCTTACATTTGGCATTAAAGGTGGACGAGAAGCAGGGCGTCAGCTAATAGACAGCGTGAAACTATTCTCGCATGTAGCAAACGTTGGAGATGCAAAATCGTTAATTATTCACCCAGCATCTACAACCCATCAACAATTATCTGCTGAGGAACTAATCCAAACTGGCGTATCCGAGTCGCTCATTCGCTTATCAATCGGTTTAGAGGCAGTTGAGGATATTATTGCAGACTTAGAACAAGCAATTGCACAAGTAACACCTACTGAACAAAAAGTAGAAGCTTAA
- a CDS encoding glycerol-3-phosphate acyltransferase, which produces MEKAIIFFIIIIIGYLIGCIHGSKVAQFLSGVDLKKTGHGNAGASNATLSLGWKYGLLVALIDIGKGVGAILCAIYYFSSNASQFTEIQTWLLIYTMAASVILGHNFPFHMGFKGGKGTASIIGILLAVDWKIALCALILFVILSFATNYLIVGVLEFYIVFCTATYLWIPGIGPTIISILLLCIAFILHIENIKRLFQGTEPKVTSAFKKSA; this is translated from the coding sequence ATGGAAAAAGCCATTATTTTTTTTATTATTATTATCATCGGTTATTTAATCGGCTGTATCCACGGATCTAAAGTAGCACAATTTCTATCGGGTGTAGATTTAAAAAAGACTGGTCATGGCAATGCTGGTGCCTCGAACGCAACGCTTTCTCTTGGCTGGAAATACGGCCTATTAGTGGCGCTAATTGATATTGGTAAAGGCGTCGGTGCTATTCTCTGTGCCATCTACTACTTTTCTTCTAATGCATCACAATTCACCGAAATACAAACGTGGCTCTTAATCTATACAATGGCTGCTAGTGTTATTTTAGGGCATAATTTCCCATTCCATATGGGCTTTAAAGGTGGCAAAGGTACTGCCTCCATTATTGGGATTTTACTTGCTGTCGATTGGAAAATTGCTTTATGTGCACTTATATTATTTGTGATTTTATCTTTCGCTACAAACTATTTAATCGTCGGTGTGTTAGAATTTTATATTGTATTTTGTACAGCAACTTATTTATGGATACCTGGAATTGGCCCAACTATTATTTCCATTCTACTTTTATGCATAGCGTTCATTTTGCATATTGAAAATATTAAAAGGCTATTCCAAGGAACAGAACCGAAAGTAACATCTGCCTTTAAAAAGTCAGCATAA
- a CDS encoding succinate CoA transferase has translation MDEKLAKKLRNEQLRNKVVSAEEAASWIKDGMVLGMSGFTRAGDVKVVPLALVEKAKTESFKVDVYTGASLGPEVDQYLAEAGVIRKRGPFQGDAGIRNMINSGEVTYVDAHLSHNAELVRQGIIGPIDFAIIEAAAITEDGLLIPTTSVGNSPIFVQEADQVIIELNIAQLDALEGVHDIFVPGPQGKRDPIPMLDVSDRLGTIGIPLNLDKVKGIVISDILDAPSMIVPADEETDIMANHLLNFLREEIKVGRLTTSLRPLQSGVGSVANAVLLGFKDSEFENLEVYSEVLQDAVFELMDAGKVSFASATSITLSEKVGNQVYGNFEKYADKLVLRPQEISNHPEIIRRLGLISVNTALELDIYGNVNSTHVSGTKMMNGIGGSGDFARNARLGIFVTKSYAKGGKISSIVPMVSHVDHTEHDVDVIVTEQGVADLRGLAPKERVGLIIENCAHPDYKEQLWAYFNDANEATGGHHTPHDLEKALSWHVNLAKNGTMLDPSFAK, from the coding sequence ATGGATGAAAAGTTAGCAAAAAAGCTTCGTAATGAACAATTACGAAACAAAGTCGTATCAGCAGAAGAAGCAGCATCTTGGATTAAGGACGGCATGGTACTTGGTATGAGCGGGTTTACACGTGCAGGTGACGTAAAAGTGGTACCGCTTGCACTTGTTGAGAAAGCAAAAACAGAAAGCTTCAAGGTAGATGTATATACAGGTGCATCACTTGGGCCTGAAGTTGACCAATACTTAGCAGAAGCTGGTGTTATTCGCAAGCGAGGTCCTTTCCAAGGAGACGCAGGTATTCGAAACATGATTAATAGTGGGGAAGTTACTTATGTTGATGCCCATTTATCACACAATGCTGAATTAGTACGCCAAGGCATTATTGGTCCGATTGACTTCGCTATTATTGAAGCTGCTGCTATTACAGAAGATGGCTTATTGATTCCTACAACTTCAGTTGGTAACTCTCCGATTTTCGTACAAGAAGCAGACCAAGTTATCATCGAGCTAAACATAGCACAGCTTGATGCATTAGAAGGTGTGCATGATATTTTTGTTCCAGGACCACAAGGTAAACGTGATCCAATTCCAATGCTAGATGTGTCAGATCGTCTTGGTACAATTGGCATTCCACTAAATTTAGACAAAGTAAAAGGCATTGTTATTTCAGATATTTTAGATGCACCATCAATGATTGTTCCCGCTGATGAAGAAACAGATATTATGGCAAATCATCTACTGAATTTCTTAAGAGAAGAAATTAAAGTAGGTCGTTTAACTACGAGTTTACGCCCACTACAATCAGGTGTAGGTTCAGTAGCGAATGCTGTATTATTAGGTTTCAAAGATTCCGAGTTTGAAAATTTAGAAGTTTATTCGGAAGTACTACAGGATGCTGTATTTGAATTAATGGATGCTGGAAAAGTAAGCTTTGCATCTGCTACTTCTATTACCCTATCTGAAAAAGTAGGAAACCAAGTTTACGGAAATTTTGAAAAATATGCAGATAAATTAGTATTACGACCACAGGAAATTTCTAATCACCCAGAAATTATCCGTCGACTCGGCTTGATCTCTGTCAATACAGCGCTTGAATTAGATATTTATGGGAATGTAAATTCAACTCATGTTTCTGGCACAAAGATGATGAATGGTATTGGAGGTTCTGGAGATTTTGCTCGTAACGCACGATTAGGTATTTTCGTGACAAAATCGTATGCAAAAGGTGGAAAAATTTCTAGTATCGTTCCAATGGTTTCGCATGTAGACCATACCGAACATGATGTGGATGTTATCGTAACAGAGCAGGGCGTTGCAGACTTAAGAGGTTTAGCACCTAAAGAGCGTGTCGGTCTAATCATTGAAAACTGTGCGCATCCAGATTATAAAGAGCAATTATGGGCGTACTTTAATGACGCAAATGAAGCAACAGGTGGTCACCATACACCGCATGATTTAGAAAAAGCACTTTCTTGGCATGTGAATTTAGCAAAGAACGGTACAATGCTAGATCCATCATTTGCTAAATAA
- the chrR gene encoding class II chromate reductase ChrR (The defining protein previously, in error, was in a different rule for naming class I chromate reductases.), whose amino-acid sequence MVKELLRNHSSVRIYDGNPISKEIVEDLIATAQMAATSHFVQAYSVIWVTDEEKKEKLGLLSGNPRQYETSGGAFVFCVDFKRLQMAGKLEGVDIVADSAENVLVGVADVSLFAQNFVIAAESMGYGICYIGGVRNKPEEISELFNLPDYVFPLFGLTIGVPARRNEVKPRLPVAAILHENAYNTEKYEELLPAYNETMEEYYNSRSSNRKIDNWTKQMADFLVEQRRPHINSFLAQKGFNWK is encoded by the coding sequence ATGGTTAAAGAATTATTACGTAACCACTCTTCGGTTCGTATTTATGATGGGAATCCTATATCTAAAGAAATCGTTGAGGATTTAATTGCTACTGCACAGATGGCAGCAACTTCTCACTTTGTACAAGCATATAGCGTAATTTGGGTAACGGACGAGGAGAAAAAAGAAAAGCTAGGTTTGCTGTCAGGAAATCCACGTCAATACGAAACTTCAGGTGGTGCTTTTGTATTTTGTGTAGACTTTAAACGACTACAAATGGCAGGGAAATTAGAAGGCGTTGATATTGTTGCAGATTCGGCTGAGAACGTTCTTGTTGGCGTAGCGGATGTATCATTATTTGCACAAAATTTTGTTATTGCTGCTGAATCTATGGGATACGGTATTTGTTATATAGGCGGTGTACGTAATAAGCCTGAAGAAATTAGTGAATTATTTAATTTACCTGATTATGTATTCCCATTGTTCGGTTTAACAATAGGCGTTCCAGCTCGACGCAATGAGGTTAAACCTCGTTTACCAGTGGCTGCTATCCTCCATGAAAATGCATACAATACGGAAAAATATGAGGAACTGTTACCTGCTTATAATGAAACAATGGAAGAATATTACAATAGTCGTTCCTCAAATCGTAAAATTGATAATTGGACAAAGCAAATGGC